In Fimbriimonadales bacterium, the following are encoded in one genomic region:
- a CDS encoding DUF1385 domain-containing protein — protein MDDLTKARSFGLPSLEYKPSLEYNDRNSFMAYMTSKGTRVIDYVRATHPIYPDSSLNSALAHLRESGMRAVPVVDGIFFLGVLWEDKLLEAILDGLPATTPVRDLIDSRPPTILPNASLEEAREKFRATKAPALAVVDEEGVFVGLLPAYALFSPIPVPVSPGVVGGLATPFGVYLTNGVVTGGVGAFALVATGALLFAFFTAAIIITMGGLALWGKFTGTPILELALSGHGEKWARIVMDYFPAVLFLVFLRISPLAGMHAAEHMVVHAIERREPLTPEIVRRMPRVHPRCGTNLAVGAMLFVWLAEKDWGSWKPVGLLIALMLTIIFWRRLGNFLQFIATTKPPTPEQIDNAIKAGKELIENFKRSPKMVPNFGQKLLMSGLPFVMAGAFGAFLLLYIIIELLNLPHFA, from the coding sequence ATGGACGACTTAACGAAGGCGCGGAGCTTCGGCTTGCCTTCTTTGGAGTATAAACCTTCCCTGGAGTATAACGACAGAAATAGTTTTATGGCTTATATGACATCTAAAGGCACAAGAGTTATCGATTACGTTCGCGCAACTCATCCGATTTATCCCGATTCTTCTTTGAATTCTGCTTTAGCTCACCTGAGAGAATCCGGGATGAGGGCGGTTCCGGTCGTGGATGGGATTTTCTTTTTAGGTGTTTTATGGGAAGACAAGTTACTGGAAGCCATATTGGATGGGCTACCCGCAACGACACCCGTAAGAGATTTGATCGATTCCCGTCCTCCGACAATACTTCCCAACGCTTCTCTCGAGGAGGCTCGAGAAAAATTCCGAGCGACAAAAGCACCTGCACTCGCTGTGGTGGACGAAGAAGGAGTTTTCGTCGGATTGCTTCCAGCCTATGCGCTTTTTTCTCCAATACCCGTTCCGGTTTCACCCGGAGTCGTGGGGGGGCTCGCGACCCCGTTCGGGGTTTATTTGACGAATGGGGTCGTTACGGGAGGAGTCGGCGCTTTCGCGCTCGTTGCGACAGGGGCACTACTTTTCGCATTTTTCACCGCTGCTATCATAATAACGATGGGGGGGCTCGCTCTATGGGGGAAGTTCACCGGTACACCGATTTTAGAATTGGCATTGTCCGGACATGGAGAGAAATGGGCGCGAATCGTAATGGATTACTTTCCAGCAGTTTTGTTCTTGGTTTTTTTGCGAATATCGCCTTTAGCGGGAATGCATGCTGCTGAGCACATGGTCGTTCATGCTATCGAGCGAAGAGAGCCTTTGACTCCTGAAATTGTTCGGCGCATGCCTCGGGTTCATCCTCGTTGTGGAACGAATTTGGCAGTCGGAGCGATGCTTTTTGTATGGCTCGCAGAAAAGGATTGGGGTAGTTGGAAACCTGTGGGATTATTGATTGCTTTGATGTTGACGATTATTTTTTGGAGAAGGTTAGGGAATTTTCTTCAATTCATCGCCACCACGAAGCCACCTACACCCGAACAAATAGATAATGCGATTAAGGCTGGAAAAGAGCTCATCGAAAATTTCAAGCGAAGTCCTAAGATGGTTCCTAATTTCGGGCAGAAACTGTTGATGAGCGGTTTACCGTTCGTAATGGCAGGGGCATTCGGTGCGTTTTTGCTACTTTATATTATAATAGAGTTGCTGAATTTGCCGCATTTTGCCTGA
- the rpoN gene encoding RNA polymerase factor sigma-54 — protein sequence MALHQETSQKTKTEVRTQLHVDPRVIVSAKILELPLCELEVAVEQELSDNPALEREESAKEIVKEEEEIFKKFYKSRNEPREEEQFFETENNADWTDFIPSKVSLHDYLLAQLLPIVKPHQKELAKFIVHSVNEQGYLEIPDEEIAYLCGSDLDEVREVIEKLQSCEPTGVGARDLKECLLLQLRATRDEVSELACSIVQNHWDSVLRRRTTGIARSYGVSKGAVERAFELITSLSPYPGETFGGELNLTSYRATPSITADVVYHRDETGIQIEVRGCDPSEFFINPQYRARYLQIRSQSSRITPEEKTHVKEYVNRAVTFVKSLKQRKITLMKIAMYLLKEQGGFITTGSYHFLKPLTRLQIARALGMHESTVCRATMNKYVQLVNKDVVSFDFFFKPALRIQKLIEEILQNENPNHPLSDREISEILKRQGVHVARRTVSKYREQIRMLSSFHRRSA from the coding sequence ATGGCGCTTCATCAAGAGACCTCTCAAAAAACAAAAACCGAAGTTCGCACGCAACTTCACGTAGACCCGCGCGTTATCGTTTCGGCAAAAATATTAGAGTTACCTTTATGCGAACTCGAAGTCGCTGTGGAACAAGAATTGAGCGACAATCCTGCGTTGGAACGAGAAGAAAGCGCGAAAGAAATAGTAAAAGAAGAAGAAGAAATCTTTAAGAAATTTTATAAATCAAGGAACGAGCCACGAGAGGAAGAACAATTTTTCGAAACCGAAAACAATGCCGATTGGACAGATTTCATCCCCTCTAAAGTATCTCTGCACGATTACCTTCTTGCTCAGTTGTTACCGATTGTAAAACCTCATCAAAAGGAATTAGCGAAATTCATCGTTCATTCCGTAAACGAGCAAGGTTATTTAGAGATTCCCGATGAAGAAATCGCTTATCTTTGCGGTTCGGATTTAGACGAGGTTCGCGAAGTTATCGAAAAACTACAATCTTGCGAACCCACAGGAGTTGGCGCAAGAGATTTGAAAGAATGTTTGCTCCTCCAACTTCGTGCAACTCGAGACGAGGTTTCTGAACTCGCTTGCTCGATCGTGCAGAATCACTGGGATAGTGTGTTGCGCCGTCGCACGACTGGAATCGCGAGGAGTTACGGTGTGTCGAAAGGTGCGGTCGAGCGAGCCTTCGAACTCATTACTTCTCTTTCCCCATACCCAGGAGAAACATTCGGTGGGGAACTAAATTTAACAAGCTATCGAGCCACACCGAGCATAACTGCCGACGTAGTCTATCATCGAGACGAAACGGGAATACAAATCGAAGTTCGCGGATGCGATCCTTCGGAATTTTTCATCAATCCCCAATATCGCGCACGCTACCTGCAGATTCGTTCTCAATCGTCGAGAATTACTCCTGAGGAAAAAACTCATGTAAAAGAATATGTAAACCGCGCTGTGACTTTCGTGAAAAGTCTAAAACAGCGAAAAATCACGTTGATGAAAATCGCCATGTATCTGCTAAAAGAACAAGGTGGATTTATCACGACCGGTTCGTACCATTTTTTAAAGCCGCTTACACGTTTGCAAATTGCCCGAGCATTAGGAATGCACGAAAGTACGGTATGCCGTGCGACGATGAACAAATATGTTCAACTCGTGAACAAAGACGTAGTGTCTTTCGATTTCTTTTTTAAGCCGGCTTTGCGAATCCAGAAACTTATCGAAGAAATTCTACAAAATGAAAATCCGAATCATCCTCTTTCTGACCGAGAGATAAGCGAAATTTTGAAAAGACAAGGCGTTCACGTCGCTCGCCGCACGGTGAGCAAGTATCGGGAACAAATTCGCATGCTCTCCAGTTTTCACCGTCGCAGTGCCTAA
- a CDS encoding SemiSWEET family transporter — MSLFTLFMTFPQVWIIWATRQAAGVSVVSWSAYLLSAILWLIYGLQKRDKNIYLPCIGWILLDCAVIVGVVVYS, encoded by the coding sequence ATGTCCCTTTTCACCTTGTTCATGACTTTTCCGCAAGTTTGGATAATTTGGGCGACTCGTCAAGCAGCTGGCGTCTCCGTTGTTTCTTGGAGCGCTTATTTACTTTCGGCTATTCTTTGGCTTATTTATGGGTTGCAAAAGCGCGACAAGAATATTTATCTGCCATGCATCGGTTGGATTCTTTTAGATTGCGCGGTAATTGTCGGAGTAGTTGTTTATTCGTAA
- the hutI gene encoding imidazolonepropionase, whose protein sequence is MNVETLIAPIGELHTLAGKPGARKGEEMQNTSVLRNAAMAIGEGIVQEVGDAKELLRKWSSVPRIDAADHLITPGFVDPHTHLVWGGSRAGEFIRRCRGESYQKIAAEGGGILKTMRATREASVEELTQGILRRAELMLRKGTTTLEIKASYGLSEEGVRKELDAIREAKRTLKQRTVVTFMGAHAFPPETTREEYIELLEAKLIPFAAKHRAEPAFNDVFCDEGAFDVRESERILQAGLRYNLRPKIHSDEFKVLGGTELGTRLGAASCDHLLQSGDAQIEALANSDTIAVVLPGTAFYLDKPYANARKMIDKGCAVALGTDFNPGTSMICDMRFVMGLAVAKMKLTPEEALTAATVNAAAALEAAVPKLLGTLTPGAPADFCIWNAGSLEELIYQFALPLSPEVYCAGKKV, encoded by the coding sequence GTGAACGTAGAAACCCTCATTGCCCCAATCGGAGAATTGCACACACTCGCAGGAAAGCCCGGAGCGCGCAAAGGGGAGGAGATGCAAAATACCTCTGTACTACGCAATGCCGCTATGGCCATCGGAGAGGGAATCGTCCAGGAAGTAGGTGATGCAAAGGAATTACTAAGAAAATGGTCTTCTGTTCCCCGAATCGATGCCGCAGATCATTTGATAACACCCGGATTCGTAGACCCTCACACTCATCTCGTTTGGGGGGGCTCTCGCGCAGGTGAATTCATTCGACGATGCAGAGGGGAATCATATCAAAAAATTGCAGCAGAAGGCGGAGGAATTCTAAAAACTATGCGCGCGACACGCGAAGCGAGCGTCGAGGAATTAACGCAGGGGATTTTACGAAGGGCAGAACTCATGCTGCGAAAGGGGACAACGACTCTCGAAATCAAAGCGAGTTACGGGCTTTCGGAAGAGGGAGTTCGAAAAGAACTCGATGCGATTCGTGAAGCGAAACGTACATTGAAACAGCGTACGGTCGTCACGTTCATGGGGGCACACGCATTCCCCCCCGAAACCACACGCGAGGAATATATCGAACTTTTAGAAGCAAAACTCATACCTTTTGCAGCGAAACATCGTGCTGAGCCTGCTTTCAACGATGTGTTTTGCGACGAGGGGGCGTTCGACGTACGAGAATCCGAACGTATATTGCAAGCAGGTCTTCGATACAACCTGCGCCCGAAAATTCATTCCGATGAATTCAAAGTCTTGGGGGGGACGGAACTCGGAACGCGTTTAGGAGCGGCGAGTTGCGACCACCTTTTGCAAAGCGGCGATGCGCAAATCGAGGCTCTGGCGAATTCCGATACGATTGCCGTCGTGCTCCCTGGGACTGCGTTTTATCTCGATAAGCCTTATGCGAATGCGAGGAAGATGATCGACAAAGGCTGCGCGGTCGCTCTCGGAACGGATTTCAATCCGGGAACGAGCATGATTTGCGACATGCGTTTCGTTATGGGACTCGCTGTCGCAAAAATGAAACTCACCCCCGAAGAAGCATTGACAGCCGCAACGGTGAATGCGGCGGCGGCGCTCGAAGCTGCTGTTCCTAAACTCCTCGGTACGCTAACACCGGGAGCACCCGCTGACTTTTGTATTTGGAATGCGGGAAGTTTAGAGGAGTTAATCTATCAATTTGCACTTCCGCTCTCTCCAGAAGTTTATTGTGCGGGGAAAAAAGTTTGA
- a CDS encoding metallophosphoesterase: MHEAISFLHTSDLHGRLNEHSAKSLAELRKEADFYFDCGDCVKSGNIGIPRQPEKVWELLRFANCTAGVPGNREFHISMKGFRAKLKGCSHPMLAANLRWNGKPRSPLMIIRNNEETKSPLPSYIVFDRIGVFGVMVPMVTERMQARRISAFLFDSPIEAAEKCVQELRGRVELLICLSHIGLDEDIRLVQEVKGIDIIFGGHSHHTLEKPEKVGKTWICHSGAFARFAGKYIWEKSKLQGELIPLE; the protein is encoded by the coding sequence GTGCACGAGGCTATTTCCTTTCTCCACACGAGTGATCTACATGGACGTCTGAACGAACACTCTGCGAAATCCCTGGCAGAGCTTCGCAAAGAAGCGGACTTTTATTTCGATTGCGGAGATTGTGTGAAATCAGGAAACATAGGTATTCCGAGACAACCCGAAAAGGTTTGGGAGTTATTGCGTTTTGCGAATTGCACGGCTGGAGTGCCCGGCAATCGAGAGTTTCATATTTCGATGAAGGGATTTCGAGCGAAATTAAAAGGCTGCAGTCATCCTATGCTCGCCGCGAATTTGCGATGGAACGGAAAACCGAGAAGCCCTCTAATGATTATTCGAAACAATGAAGAAACGAAATCCCCTCTGCCCTCTTACATCGTTTTCGATAGGATAGGTGTATTCGGTGTTATGGTTCCTATGGTGACGGAGCGAATGCAAGCGCGCAGAATTAGCGCTTTTCTATTCGACTCTCCAATAGAAGCGGCAGAAAAATGTGTGCAGGAATTACGAGGCAGAGTGGAACTGCTTATCTGCCTTTCCCATATCGGTTTAGACGAAGATATCCGGCTCGTGCAAGAGGTTAAGGGAATCGACATTATCTTTGGTGGACATAGTCATCACACATTGGAAAAGCCCGAAAAGGTCGGTAAGACTTGGATTTGTCATTCAGGCGCATTCGCGCGTTTTGCGGGAAAATATATTTGGGAAAAGTCGAAACTGCAAGGTGAACTCATTCCATTGGAATGA
- a CDS encoding glutamate-cysteine ligase family protein, with protein sequence MSSFPVTLGVEEEVFVLESDRLLPTLQSLDYLRKLFWSNPRKYTQHTASNFAKGNDRQECFMGSVEVATDTHESIATLLDDLIERRKEFAKASEGGLVVPVGALFTLDSPTNTASTHIHVGVPKEERQRVYENLVYFLPVLALAAANSPYAAGAFWGVSYRMASKGLLGPLREDNEYRFQDIIISKRLGTIEIRIFDPIPEIFRLNEILRALLAIAKYPKHCPLDREFYNKEREDWTRNGITPFVRKRWEELQTIVPFPFELLENTLSKHLGTIAMNYSIRDAYCEADRIWREPTKVPRTEKRSSALRIVSGITGYYALRLPYIAYKGYKEWHGKSG encoded by the coding sequence ATGAGTTCCTTCCCAGTAACGCTGGGTGTCGAAGAGGAAGTCTTCGTACTCGAAAGCGACCGACTCCTACCCACTTTACAATCCTTAGACTATTTGCGAAAACTTTTTTGGTCGAACCCACGAAAATACACCCAACACACAGCATCGAATTTCGCGAAAGGAAATGACCGTCAAGAGTGCTTCATGGGTTCTGTGGAGGTTGCAACGGATACTCACGAAAGTATCGCAACGCTTTTAGATGACCTCATCGAAAGAAGGAAAGAGTTTGCTAAGGCGTCGGAGGGTGGCTTGGTTGTTCCCGTTGGCGCGCTGTTCACCCTCGATTCTCCCACGAACACGGCAAGCACGCATATTCACGTGGGAGTCCCTAAAGAAGAAAGGCAGCGGGTTTACGAAAATTTAGTTTATTTTCTGCCCGTTCTCGCATTAGCCGCAGCGAACAGCCCCTATGCCGCAGGGGCATTTTGGGGTGTTAGTTATCGCATGGCTTCTAAGGGTCTTTTGGGACCGCTTCGAGAGGACAACGAATATCGTTTTCAAGACATTATTATCAGTAAGCGCTTAGGAACAATCGAAATTCGTATATTCGACCCTATCCCAGAAATTTTTCGGTTAAATGAAATCCTCCGGGCATTGCTTGCAATTGCAAAATATCCAAAACATTGTCCTCTCGACCGTGAGTTTTATAATAAGGAACGCGAAGATTGGACGCGAAATGGCATCACTCCCTTCGTGCGAAAACGATGGGAAGAGCTCCAAACGATTGTTCCATTTCCATTCGAGTTGTTAGAAAACACACTTTCCAAACACCTCGGAACGATTGCAATGAATTATTCGATACGCGATGCTTATTGCGAAGCGGACCGAATTTGGAGAGAACCGACAAAAGTTCCGAGAACGGAGAAACGCTCCTCGGCATTGCGAATCGTTTCGGGAATCACAGGTTATTATGCTCTGCGTCTTCCTTACATCGCCTACAAAGGCTATAAGGAGTGGCATGGTAAAAGCGGATAA
- a CDS encoding phosphopentomutase, whose amino-acid sequence MKFQRVICIVLDGCGAGPAPDAQDFGDCGENEGNTLKNVWESVGGFEAPVLSRMGFLKAGGIDCKEVEAVWGRLREISKGKDTITGHWEMMGVHLQRPFPIYPQGFPLSIIKEFEKRIGRQTIGNVAASGTEIIQRLGKQHMETGCPIIYTSADSVFQIACHEEIVPLEELYKMCRIARDLLVEPHAVGRVIARPFIGTPETGFQRTRNRKDFPSPPPHNAIDIISENIGEVFGIGVIPEIFSGRGFRSVPRTQNNKEHYHMLRNALESDARFIWANFEDFDMLYGHRNDPHGFAKALEEFDTMLAGIFYRLREGDLLILTADHGNDPTTPSTDHSREYVPFCLWTSGMRGTKHLGDRDGFWHVGATISDAFGVPFPFRSNCSVLGELPVS is encoded by the coding sequence TTGAAATTTCAACGGGTCATTTGCATCGTGCTCGATGGATGTGGAGCAGGACCTGCTCCCGACGCTCAGGATTTCGGGGACTGCGGTGAAAACGAAGGTAACACGCTCAAAAACGTTTGGGAATCCGTAGGCGGTTTCGAGGCTCCTGTCCTATCTCGCATGGGCTTTCTAAAAGCTGGGGGAATCGATTGCAAAGAAGTTGAGGCTGTGTGGGGAAGGCTGAGAGAAATTAGCAAAGGAAAAGACACGATTACCGGACATTGGGAGATGATGGGGGTTCATTTGCAGCGTCCGTTTCCGATCTATCCGCAAGGCTTTCCCCTTTCTATCATCAAAGAATTCGAAAAACGCATCGGGAGGCAAACCATCGGGAACGTTGCAGCCAGCGGAACGGAAATCATCCAGCGCCTCGGCAAACAACATATGGAAACCGGATGTCCGATTATTTACACGAGTGCGGACAGTGTTTTTCAAATCGCATGTCACGAAGAAATCGTTCCTTTAGAAGAACTCTATAAAATGTGCCGAATCGCGAGAGATTTACTCGTCGAGCCTCATGCTGTCGGTCGTGTTATCGCAAGACCATTCATCGGAACTCCGGAGACGGGTTTTCAGCGCACACGAAATCGAAAAGATTTTCCTTCGCCCCCACCGCACAACGCGATCGATATTATCTCGGAAAATATAGGCGAGGTTTTCGGAATCGGAGTGATTCCTGAAATTTTTTCGGGAAGAGGTTTTCGCTCTGTTCCTCGCACGCAAAACAACAAAGAACATTATCATATGCTTAGGAACGCTCTCGAATCCGATGCGAGGTTTATTTGGGCGAATTTCGAAGATTTCGATATGCTTTATGGACACAGGAACGACCCCCATGGATTTGCAAAAGCCCTCGAGGAGTTCGACACGATGCTTGCCGGTATTTTTTACCGGCTTCGAGAAGGGGATTTGCTTATACTCACTGCAGACCACGGGAACGACCCTACGACACCAAGCACTGACCACTCTCGGGAATACGTTCCTTTTTGTTTATGGACTTCGGGGATGCGAGGCACGAAGCATTTAGGAGATAGAGATGGTTTTTGGCATGTCGGCGCGACCATTTCGGACGCATTCGGTGTCCCTTTCCCATTTCGATCGAACTGCAGTGTCCTTGGAGAATTGCCAGTCTCATAG
- the hutU gene encoding urocanate hydratase produces MQVTKTLLEEILASRHPIEVRAPRGRDLNCKGWHQEAALRMLLNNLDPEVGEKPLELVVYGGMGKAARNWGCLKAIVRSLLELENTETLLVQSGKPVGIMPSHVNAPRVLLANSNLVPKWATWEVFHELDKKGLIMFGQMTAGSWIYIGTQGILQGTYETFAEVARKRFGGTLEGKLVVTAGLGGMGGAQPLAITMNGGVALCVEVDENRIDRRLQTKYIDTKCKSLEEALSLCRKAQEEKKPLSVGLLGNAADVLPELVRRNIVPDVLTDQTSAHDTLNGYVPNGFTLEEAIRMRKEDPQRYIREACRAISEHVRAMLELMRRGAETFDYGNNIRQVAFDEGVKDAFAFPGFVPAYIRPLFCVGKGPFRWAALSGDPEDIAVIDEYILENFAEDTALCRWIRLASEKVKFQGLPARICWLGLGDRAKLGLAINELVASEKVKAPVVIGRDHLDTGSVASPNRETEGMKDGSDAISDWVFLNALINAVNGASWVSVHHGGGVGIGYSQHAGMVIVCDGTPEGAERLQRVLHSDPAIGVMRHADAGYEEAIETAKKKGLKIPMLD; encoded by the coding sequence ATGCAGGTGACGAAAACTCTCCTCGAAGAGATTCTCGCCTCGCGCCATCCCATCGAGGTGAGAGCACCGAGGGGGAGGGATTTGAACTGCAAAGGGTGGCATCAAGAGGCGGCACTTAGAATGCTCCTCAACAATCTCGACCCCGAGGTCGGTGAGAAACCTTTGGAGTTGGTCGTTTACGGCGGGATGGGAAAAGCGGCGAGGAATTGGGGATGCCTGAAAGCAATCGTACGAAGTCTTCTCGAATTAGAAAACACGGAAACGCTTCTCGTGCAGAGCGGAAAACCCGTCGGAATCATGCCGAGCCATGTGAATGCTCCGCGCGTATTGTTGGCGAACTCGAATTTAGTTCCGAAATGGGCGACATGGGAAGTGTTTCACGAACTCGATAAGAAAGGCTTGATCATGTTCGGTCAAATGACGGCAGGTTCTTGGATTTATATCGGCACGCAGGGGATTCTGCAAGGAACTTATGAAACTTTCGCGGAAGTTGCGCGAAAAAGATTCGGGGGGACGTTGGAAGGGAAACTCGTGGTAACGGCAGGGCTCGGAGGTATGGGGGGAGCACAGCCATTGGCGATTACGATGAACGGGGGGGTTGCACTCTGCGTAGAAGTAGACGAGAATCGCATTGACCGCCGACTCCAAACAAAATATATCGACACGAAATGCAAAAGCTTAGAGGAGGCGCTCTCTCTCTGTCGGAAAGCACAGGAAGAGAAAAAGCCTTTGAGCGTTGGCCTATTGGGGAATGCGGCGGATGTTCTGCCGGAACTCGTTCGCCGAAATATCGTTCCGGATGTTTTAACTGACCAGACGAGCGCACATGACACGCTTAATGGGTATGTACCGAACGGATTTACACTGGAAGAAGCGATTCGCATGCGAAAGGAAGACCCCCAGCGATATATTCGAGAAGCCTGTCGTGCGATTTCTGAACATGTGCGGGCGATGCTCGAACTGATGCGGAGGGGGGCAGAAACTTTCGATTATGGGAATAACATTAGGCAAGTCGCCTTCGACGAAGGTGTGAAAGATGCGTTTGCCTTTCCGGGATTCGTGCCTGCCTATATTCGTCCGCTCTTTTGCGTGGGCAAAGGTCCGTTTCGATGGGCTGCATTGAGCGGAGACCCAGAAGACATCGCTGTCATAGACGAATACATTCTCGAAAACTTTGCAGAAGACACCGCTTTATGTCGTTGGATTCGGCTCGCATCGGAAAAGGTAAAATTCCAAGGGCTTCCTGCGAGGATTTGTTGGTTAGGGCTTGGCGACCGCGCCAAATTGGGATTGGCGATAAACGAATTAGTTGCGTCTGAAAAAGTCAAGGCGCCTGTCGTGATAGGGCGCGACCATTTGGATACGGGCTCCGTTGCTTCACCGAATCGTGAGACGGAAGGAATGAAAGACGGCAGCGATGCGATTAGTGATTGGGTGTTTTTGAATGCATTAATCAATGCGGTGAATGGCGCTTCTTGGGTGTCGGTTCATCACGGTGGGGGGGTCGGAATCGGATATTCACAGCACGCTGGAATGGTCATCGTTTGCGACGGAACACCTGAAGGCGCGGAACGACTCCAACGGGTGTTGCATTCCGATCCAGCCATCGGCGTAATGCGACATGCGGATGCAGGTTATGAAGAAGCGATCGAAACCGCGAAGAAAAAAGGCTTGAAAATTCCGATGTTGGATTAA
- a CDS encoding DUF4242 domain-containing protein gives MPKYVIERELPGAGKLSPQELQAISQKSCSILRNLGPEIQWLHSYVSGDKIYCVYIAPNEELIREHAEKGGFPANRISEVKTIIDPTTAEA, from the coding sequence ATGCCTAAATACGTTATCGAAAGGGAATTGCCTGGCGCAGGGAAACTATCACCACAAGAACTCCAGGCAATTTCACAAAAATCCTGCAGCATCCTCCGTAATCTCGGACCAGAAATTCAATGGCTGCATAGTTATGTTTCTGGCGATAAGATCTATTGTGTTTATATAGCCCCGAATGAGGAGTTAATTCGAGAACACGCGGAAAAAGGCGGTTTCCCCGCAAACCGCATCTCGGAAGTCAAAACCATAATAGACCCGACGACAGCGGAAGCATAA
- a CDS encoding multicopper oxidase domain-containing protein produces MKKASNSRVLGRREFLTLGGAVIGTIAASPLLSKEVSPHSSRAPRLSGKVRHYYIAAESVLWDYAPSGYDQITGNSIPRPWKGFTKWPKVRYIEYTDETFTIKKPQPPWLGVLGPIIRAEVGDVVLVHFLNRWEYPCSMHPHGFRYEKDSEGALYEPSGQGAAVMPEESFTYEWIADADSGPGPEDPSSLVWWYHSHVDEPFETNIGLLGPAIITAQGMADEEGKPVDVDKEFILMFMVFDEDKGRERGLMHSVNGFIFGNLPGLEMNVGDRVRWYVMAMGNEIDLHTCHWHGKTVLCEGRRTDVIELLPGSMMTADMNADNPGTWLIHCHVADHIHAGMLAKYTIG; encoded by the coding sequence ATGAAAAAGGCAAGCAATTCAAGGGTTCTAGGAAGAAGAGAGTTCCTCACTCTCGGGGGCGCAGTAATCGGAACGATTGCAGCATCGCCACTACTCAGCAAAGAGGTATCCCCGCACTCTTCGAGGGCACCACGATTGTCCGGGAAAGTTCGGCATTACTATATCGCTGCAGAAAGCGTACTGTGGGACTATGCCCCGAGTGGATACGATCAAATCACGGGCAACTCGATACCGAGGCCATGGAAGGGATTTACGAAATGGCCAAAAGTGCGCTATATCGAATACACCGATGAAACGTTCACGATAAAAAAGCCGCAACCGCCTTGGTTAGGTGTTTTGGGTCCTATAATTAGAGCAGAAGTCGGTGATGTGGTGTTGGTGCATTTTCTCAATCGCTGGGAATACCCGTGCAGTATGCATCCCCATGGCTTTCGCTATGAAAAGGACAGCGAAGGTGCACTCTACGAACCATCAGGTCAAGGTGCAGCGGTTATGCCTGAAGAATCATTCACTTACGAATGGATCGCCGATGCAGATAGTGGACCTGGTCCCGAAGATCCGAGTTCACTCGTTTGGTGGTATCACTCACATGTCGACGAACCCTTTGAAACGAATATCGGTCTTCTCGGTCCTGCAATTATCACTGCACAAGGGATGGCAGACGAAGAAGGCAAACCAGTTGACGTGGACAAAGAGTTCATTTTAATGTTCATGGTTTTCGACGAAGACAAAGGTCGTGAACGGGGACTGATGCACTCCGTAAATGGTTTTATTTTCGGAAATCTTCCAGGTCTTGAGATGAACGTCGGCGATCGCGTTCGTTGGTATGTCATGGCAATGGGAAACGAAATTGATTTGCACACATGCCACTGGCATGGCAAAACAGTTCTTTGCGAAGGACGCAGAACCGACGTCATCGAATTGCTGCCAGGCAGCATGATGACTGCAGATATGAACGCCGACAACCCTGGCACTTGGCTGATTCATTGTCACGTGGCGGATCACATTCATGCAGGAATGTTGGCGAAATATACGATCGGATAA